The following nucleotide sequence is from Candidatus Hydrogenedentota bacterium.
CCACAAACCCTTTCCACGCGACATGGTCGAACTGGCGGGCGAGCCAGTCCGGCACGGGATTGACGAATATTGCCACAAACGAGAGAAACAGGGCATCGCCCCCAATAATCCAGAACATGTCGAACCCTCTAAGCGCGTCTATCGAGGCAAGGCGTTCGCTCCGAGCCGCGGGTACGCCGGGCTCGGAATTCTTCGACTGTTCTCTTGTGGCGGCGACGCTCATGGGAATCTCCTGATGCTCGATGTTAACTGTGCATGCACGATGTCACAATCCCCAAACACGTAGATGCATTCAAACGCCCGGTCAGATGGATGGCCTTGCCGCATCCCCCTGCAGAGTTCTGCACGTCCGCGTTCTACGCAAATGGCAGCCAGTATCCACAAGTCTGTGGAAGAACTTCAACTTTCCGAAGCCGGGCCCCAAGGAGACGCCGTGTCCATCCCCCCGCCATCCTGGCAACGATCGCTTCTTCGAATCACGCGAGCCCATTCAGTTTAGGGGTTCTTCGGATTCGTTCCGGGCGGCAGCCCGATAGGCCCGGGAATCTTGAGACACCAGGCACTGAAGGCGGGCATGTGGAAACCGGCTTCGCCTTCCGGCGAGAAGAAAAGGCCGCTGCCGGACGTGACCGTCTTTTGGTCGCAGTAGAGGTATTCCACGGGCAGTTCGAATCCCGAGTAGGGCGCCGCGGCGAAGGGGTCCAGCGTCACGCGGACCTCCCGGTCGGTTTCCGTCGTGTTCACCATCACCAGGGCATGGCCGCTGCGCCCGTCGAAGGTGGCCAGCGCCTCGATACCTGAGTTCGTGTCGTCAAGAATGACCGTGCTCGCGGGGCTTCCTGCAATGTGGCGATTCACGAAATCGTGTACTCGCGCCAGCGGCCGCACATTCACGGCATCGGCAGGCAAGGCGCTGCTCTGAACGCCAGCTTGCACGGCGAACGTGTCATCCGGGCCAAACATGCCGCAATCGTAGGCGCGAACGTTGTACAGCACCCCGCTGAAAGCTCTGCTCTGGCCCAGATAGACGAGGGCAAGGGCATTCCAGACTCCAGCGACAGGCGCCGCGAGCCTCAGGTCAGGCGGCTCCCATGCATGGAAGTTCATCTGGTACGACGAGACCATCACCGGAAGCTCTCTGCCGAGAATCTCACGAGAAAGCGCGCGGCTTGCCTCAACCTGTTTACGAAGCTCTTTCGTGCGTTCGAACAGTTGCGGAAAGGGGTAATCCGCCCTGCCCGATACGAAGAGGTTCCACGCGATGAAATCGAGTTCTCCACATTCGCGGAGGAGCGCTTCGATGATCACGCTGTCGGGCCAGCAGTCTACGGGGCCGCCCACCAAAAGATCTGGATTGACGGCCTTCACATTTCGGACGAGCCGGCTGTAGTGCCGCGCAAAGGACTGGGGATTCTCCCGCCAGTACTTTTGTCCGGGCCATTCGTCGCAGCACATCCAATATTTGACGAAGAGAGGTCCGGGCCTGCCATAGCGCTCGGCAATCTGCGTCAGCGCTTCGCTCGACCGGTTGAACTGGTCCTCCGCGGGCTCACTCTTGCCGTCCCATCCCTGAATCCACCACTGGGGCAAGAAGGCAAGCTCCTCGACCTGCCACACTTCCTTGGATTTCCGGAGGAACTCGTCTATAGGACCGAAGTTCCACCACAACCCGTTTTCATCGGGCTCGCGCCGGGCGGTTTCGAGCAATACGAGAAGGTTCTCAGCGAAGAATCTACGCATCGTGTCGTCCCAGGCAGGGAGAGCCGGGCAGTGACGGGCCGCGAGGTGGCAGTTGGCGCTCGCAAGGTAACGGCTTACGCGAGGACCCTGTGCGTCCGCCTTGACAGTCACATGAACGGGCGGAACGGCTTCGGCAGGCTCCTCCAGTGGGGGGGCTGCATCCTGAACGGCTTCTTCGCCCGGTCCCACAACGCTTCGGTAGATACCGGAAGGCTGGAACAAAGCGTCAGGCGTGAACAGGAGGCAGTCGATGGCATATTCGCCGAGGTTGGGGGTCAATGGGCATGCGGCGGCGACAGTCAATGGCCCCTCTTCCGGCGCAACCGGACCCAGGGAATGCCACGCCCAATGCGGCGTTTGCGTATTGTGCCAGGCAAAATCTCCGTTGTGCTTTGCAATCCCTACGTTCACACCGGTGCACCGGACCCAGAGGATGCAGCCGGGATGCTCCGATGGAATCTCCAGTCGCGTAACCTCCACCTGCCGCCGGTCTCCAATACCGGCCGGATCGATGGTCACGCGCAGCCCGGCACTCGAGAATATGCTGTCCGAGACGACAAGAGCCGGGTCCGTCATCATCCCGTCCTCGGCCTCCACGCATATTGCGTCCGAGGGAACCTGGGCCATAACCGAACCTTGCAGCGCTACAACCGCCAATGAGATTCCAAGAGCAGCCCGGAGAAGGTGTGTCTGCGTCACTTCATCGTTCCTTTCCGCTTTCGATTCCCTGCCATACGTCGCCGGAGCCGCCTGTCGGAGGAACACGGCGTTCCTGCTGAGGACTCGGGCGCCGTGAACGGGCTTGCAATCGTGTTTGCCAATCCAGAGAATCATGTGTCGTCTTCAATACACATGGACGCCTCATTATGGCAAACCTGCCCGTTGGGAGGGAAAACGCATGCCTGGTCACATTAACCGCCGGAAATTCCTCGGGGCCGCCGTGACGCCGGCTGTATTTCAGGTCGTTCCCAGATACGTCCTGGGACAGGGCTACGTGGCCCCCAACGACAAGATTACACTCGCCTACATCGGTCTCGGCACACAGGGACTGCGAGAATTGGAGGCTTTGCTTTCGAGGCCCGAAATCCAGGTCGTCAGCGTGTGTGACCCCAACACGGACAGCAACGACTATGTGGATTGGAGTAAAGACGGTCTGCGGAACGATATAGGGCGCCTCCTGGGGAATCCAAACTGGCGGGCTGAAGTTGGCGGTATTCCTGGAGGAAGGGAAGTGGGACGGGAGGTCATACAGACGTATTACGCCTCGAAGAGCGGCGACAGCACGTTCAAGGGGATATCGGCGTACGCTGACTTCCGCGAGCTGCTCGATAAGGAAAACGAGCTTGACGCAGTCAAGATCATGACGCCCGATCACCTGCATGCGGCCATCTCAATCGCCGCCATGAACCGGGGCAAACATGTACTCATGCACAAACCCATTGCCAATCGCATGCGGGAGTCCAGACTGGTCCTTGACACCGCGCAGCGTACGAAGTTGGCCACACATCTGCTGGCATGGTCCGCGAACGATTCCATAGACACTGTTAAGGCGTGGATCCGGGACGGCGCAATCGGCACGTTGCGGCAGGTCCACAACTGGTCGAACCGTCCNNNNNNNNNNNNNNNNNNNNNNNNNNNNNNNNNNNNNNNNNNNNNNNNNNNNNNNNNNNNNNNNNNNNNNNNNNNNNNNNNNNNNNNNNNNNNNNNNNNNAATGCCCGCGGAAGGCATGATGTTTGTCGGCGACAAAGGAAAGATTCTCTCCGGCTTCCTTCTCCAGAAACCTCGAATTATCCCCAAGAAGAGGATGCGCGCGTACCAGGAGTCAAAACCGCAGGCCGCAGGTCCCAGCGATGCCGGCGCAGCCGCGCCCGGCATTGTACAGTGGCTCGAGGCCTGCAAGGGCGGCAAACCCAGCATGGGCAGTTTCCTGGAAGCCGCCGCTCTTTCCGAGACCATCAATCTCGGCGCCGTCGCTCTGCGGGCGGGCGGAAGGGTCCTCTACGATGCCGCCAACATGCAGATCACCAATGTGCCGGAAGCGAACAAGCACCTCACCCGGGAGTATCGGCCGGGCTGGGAGCTTTAAGAACAAAAGCCTGTTCTATTTCGCATACGACTGCCGTCAAGCGACATGCAAGCCGTCAGAACCCGTTGGATACCGCTTGAATTGTTGGTGCAAGACGTTCCTCGCCTCATCGCCACGGTGCACGCGTCCATAACTTCGAACAGGCCGAAAGGTCCGGCCGCTCAAAACGTGTACTGCGGGATTTTCAGCAGCTCGCCGTTCTTGAGAGCAGACTGATGGGCGACGATGCCGGCCACGGTCATGTTCAGCGCCCACGCCACGTTGATGAGGGGTGGGCGTTCCTGAAGGATAGACGTGACAAATTCTTCGCAGAGGTAGCCGTGCGAGCCGCCGTGGCCGCCAGCTTCGACCCCGGGCGGCAGGGGCGGTTTGGCGAGGGTCAGGCCGGAGATATCGGCCGTGCCGTCGTACGTGAGGCCCACCATCGAGCCCTTCTGTCCACGCACGCGACCCATCTCGCCGCCGTGGCCGGGGGTATCCTTGCTCATCAGCATGCGGGCCATGCCGCCTTCGCTGGTGCGCAACAGGGCGATTTCGGTACCGAACGGGTTCCCGTAAGGATTGTTCTCCGGCTGGCAATGCTGCAGTTCGCTGGGCATGCCCAAACAGGAGACCTCCGTGAAACTTCCACCGGTGACGCAGACATAGTAGCCGGTCGAGTGCGTGGGATACCACAGCGGAGGGCAGCCCACGCGCCAGCCCTTGTAGGAGTCAAGCGGCGTTGGCGCGTAGTGGTAGTATTCGCCTTCCGTGTAGACGAGCTTGCCGAAGCCGCCGGCCTTGAAAATCTCGCGCATCGCGTAACAGTCATCGTGAAACCCGCTCGTCTCGAACATCATGTAGTTGAGCCCTGAGCGCTTGACCGCCTCGTACAGGCGGTCGGCGTCCTCCAGCGAGCCGAAGCACGCCGGCACCGCGCTGGCCACGTGCTTGCCGTGCTCAAGCACTTCGATACAATGGCGGACGTGGCTCGGCGCATCAGTCGCCACCCAGACCGCCTCAATCGCATCATCCTTGACAAGCTCTTCGAGCGACGGATACGTCTTGGCACAACGGCATGCCTGGGCCAGCCCCGCGCAACGGTCGGGGATCAGATCACTCACGGCGACAACCTCGACATTGGGATGATCCTGAAAACCGAACGCCGCCCCGAATTTGCACAAGCCATACCCGACAATGCCCATCCGGATCTTTCGGTCGGAAACCGGTTCCCACGCCTTGTCCGTCCGCGTGTTGCTTCTGACGTCGCCGAATCCCTGAATAGGTTGCTCGCCGGCGCGGGTTTCGCCCGTGGCAGCAAGAAGCCCGGCGCATCCTGCGGCGTTCCCGATGAACGAACGGCGTGTAATCGAGCCAAACATGATGGTCCTCCCAAATGACGCGTAGCGGATGCGGAAAACATCCAATTGACGTGACTATTCCCGTGCTGATGAATCTGCTTGAGTTAATCAAAAACCAGTTGGGGATTCAAACGGCCTGAACGGCCGCGGCGAGCGCAGACAGGAAAGAAAGCCCCCGGGCAAATACGGGCGTCACAATCGTAATGCGTATGCATCGCTGGCGGGCGCTATCGTTGCGCGCATCGATCCGCCCCAGATTTTATGC
It contains:
- a CDS encoding Gfo/Idh/MocA family oxidoreductase; this encodes MPGHINRRKFLGAAVTPAVFQVVPRYVLGQGYVAPNDKITLAYIGLGTQGLRELEALLSRPEIQVVSVCDPNTDSNDYVDWSKDGLRNDIGRLLGNPNWRAEVGGIPGGREVGREVIQTYYASKSGDSTFKGISAYADFRELLDKENELDAVKIMTPDHLHAAISIAAMNRGKHVLMHKPIANRMRESRLVLDTAQRTKLATHLLAWSANDSIDTVKAWIRDGAIGTLRQVHNWSNRP
- a CDS encoding gfo/Idh/MocA family oxidoreductase, with product MPAEGMMFVGDKGKILSGFLLQKPRIIPKKRMRAYQESKPQAAGPSDAGAAAPGIVQWLEACKGGKPSMGSFLEAAALSETINLGAVALRAGGRVLYDAANMQITNVPEANKHLTREYRPGWEL
- a CDS encoding Gfo/Idh/MocA family oxidoreductase is translated as MFGSITRRSFIGNAAGCAGLLAATGETRAGEQPIQGFGDVRSNTRTDKAWEPVSDRKIRMGIVGYGLCKFGAAFGFQDHPNVEVVAVSDLIPDRCAGLAQACRCAKTYPSLEELVKDDAIEAVWVATDAPSHVRHCIEVLEHGKHVASAVPACFGSLEDADRLYEAVKRSGLNYMMFETSGFHDDCYAMREIFKAGGFGKLVYTEGEYYHYAPTPLDSYKGWRVGCPPLWYPTHSTGYYVCVTGGSFTEVSCLGMPSELQHCQPENNPYGNPFGTEIALLRTSEGGMARMLMSKDTPGHGGEMGRVRGQKGSMVGLTYDGTADISGLTLAKPPLPPGVEAGGHGGSHGYLCEEFVTSILQERPPLINVAWALNMTVAGIVAHQSALKNGELLKIPQYTF